In the genome of Candidatus Margulisiibacteriota bacterium, the window AGATCTACGGCGCCGATCTGCAGGAAATAGAGCGGCTTGGCACGCATTTGGAGCGGGTCTTGAAAGAAGTTCCCGGCACGCGCAATGTCTTTGCCGAGCGGGTGGCCGGCGGTTATTTTGTCGATTTTGACCTCAAGCGCGAGCAGTTGGCGCGTTACGGCCTGACGGTTGACGACGCCAACATGATCATTATGTCGGCCATCGGCGGAGAGAATATTTCCACCGTGATCGCCGGCCGGGAGCGTTACCCGATCAACGTGCGCTACGCGCGGGAGCTGCGGGGAGAGATCGACGACTTGAAGCGGGTGCTAGTGCCCACCATGAACGGCGCCCAAATTCCCATCTCGGAAATCGCGGATATCAGTATCCGTTACGGCCCTTCCATGATCCGGGACGAGAACGGAATGCTGGCGGGTTACGTCTACGTTGACATCGCCGGCCGCGATATCGGGAGTTATGTGCAGGAGGCCAAAAGGGCGGTGCGGGACAAATTGGCACTGCCGACGGGGTATTCCCTGGCCTGGTCAGGACAGTATGAATTTATGCAAAGAATGGCTGACCAGCTGAAACTCTTTATTCCTTTGACCCTCTTTGCTATTTTTATCTTGTATTTCTTCACCTTCGGCTCGATCATTGAAACATTAATTATTATGCTTTCGGTCCCCTTTGCTTTGGTTGGCGGCATTTGGTATCTGTTCCTGCTTGGGTTTAACCTGAGTATCGCGGTCTGGGTGGGGTTGATCGCGCTGGCTGGGGTGGCGGCGGAGACCGGTTCGATCATGATCGTTTATCTTGACGAGGCTTACGCGAGGCGCAAGGCTGAAGGCAAGATGAACAATTTATCCGATCTTTATGAAGCGGTGATGGAAGGGGCGGTGCAGAGGTTGCGTCCAAAACTGATGACGGTGAGTGCCAATATTTTCGGGTTGTTGCCGGTGATGTTGGCCGTCGGGATCGGTTCGGACGTGATGAAACGGATCGCCGCGCCGCTGATCGGCGGACTTATTTCATCAACCATCTTAACCCTGGTGGTCCTGCCGGCGATCTATACTATCTGGAAAAATAAAACGGAGGTGAAGGAATGAAAAATCTTAAATATTGTTTGGGTTTGCTTCTCGCCATGTTTTTGTTTTCGCAAGTTTTGGCGGAGGCCTCAACCCACACGATGAAAGGGCTGAAACAGCCGCTGCCGGTAAAAAAGGAAGTTGCCAAGAAGCTGCCTAGGCTGGTTGAATGTCCGGTGACTAAAACAAAGATAGATCCGGCAAAAACCAAGCTAAAAACCGTTTATAAAGGGACGACCTATTATTTTTGCTGTCCCGGCTGTCCGGAAGAGTTTAAGAAGAACCCGGGGAAATACGCTAAATGAGAGATCCAATTTGCGGGATGGAGATTAAAGACGGAGAAGAGCATTCCCAACTTGCTTATCAGGAAAAGAAATATTCCTTCTGCTCCGAATCCTGCGAGGCGGTATTCAAAAAATTAAACGGCATCAAGCTTGCGGGCGAAGCGGGGCTGGGCGACATCGAACGGAAAATGGTGGCCTACAATACTTTAAAACAATTGGCAGTCACGGTGGCCCATTACATCAGGAATGCCAATGCGGCCATAAGCCTGCAGGCCGAACTTTGCCGGGGTACAACCGATCCCGCGCTTCATAAATCTGTGGAAATGATAAAACATCAGTCCGATAAGATTGAAACGGTGGTTAATTCTCTCCTATCTATTTCGGATATCAAATTACAGAAATATACCGGTAGTGAAGAGGAAGCGATTTTTGACCTGCGCCTGTTGCTGGAGAATAAGATCAAGGAGGGATAAAGAAATGAAAAAAGTTGTTGGCGGCTTGTTTCTTTTGCTGATCCTGGCGGCCGTTAATTGGGCGGCGGAACCGACGAGAGAAGTAGCAATTATTGCCAGGCAATATGAGTTTCTGCCGAATAGAATTGAGGTTGTCAAAGGGGTTCCGGTCAGATTATACCTGACGAGCCTGGACGCAGCCCATGGCATCTATATTGATAAGTTTAAGATCAACCAGAAAATTGAAAAAGGAAAATTAACAATTGTGGATTTTATCCCCGGCGAATCCGGAAAATATGAGATCAAATGTTCGGTCTTTTG includes:
- a CDS encoding YHS domain-containing protein is translated as MKNLKYCLGLLLAMFLFSQVLAEASTHTMKGLKQPLPVKKEVAKKLPRLVECPVTKTKIDPAKTKLKTVYKGTTYYFCCPGCPEEFKKNPGKYAK
- a CDS encoding histidine kinase dimerization/phospho-acceptor domain-containing protein, with product MEIKDGEEHSQLAYQEKKYSFCSESCEAVFKKLNGIKLAGEAGLGDIERKMVAYNTLKQLAVTVAHYIRNANAAISLQAELCRGTTDPALHKSVEMIKHQSDKIETVVNSLLSISDIKLQKYTGSEEEAIFDLRLLLENKIKEG
- a CDS encoding cupredoxin domain-containing protein; its protein translation is MKKVVGGLFLLLILAAVNWAAEPTREVAIIARQYEFLPNRIEVVKGVPVRLYLTSLDAAHGIYIDKFKINQKIEKGKLTIVDFIPGESGKYEIKCSVFCGLGHGGMKGELVVVEPMPDMSKMQPMPQMPGIKMPGMDDRPQMHHMR